A DNA window from Bos indicus x Bos taurus breed Angus x Brahman F1 hybrid chromosome 16, Bos_hybrid_MaternalHap_v2.0, whole genome shotgun sequence contains the following coding sequences:
- the MXRA8 gene encoding matrix remodeling-associated protein 8: MELRAWVLLWRLVLLQSSAVLLSSGPSGPATSDRSVVSESTVSWAAGARAVLRCQSPRMVWTQDRLHDRQRVVHWDLSGSKAGGPARRLVDMYSTGEQRVGEQRLGEQRVGEQRVYEPRDRGRLLLPPSAFHDGNFSLFIRAVEETDEGLYTCNLHHHYCHLYESLAVSLEVTDDPRAAGAHWDGEKEVLAVERGAPALLTCVNRAHVWTDRHLEEAQQVVHWDRQPPGVPHDRADRLLDLYASGERRAYGPPFLRDRVAVEADAFARGDFSLLIDPVEPADEGTYSCHLHHHYCGLHERRVFHLRVTEPAARPPPPPRDSPGNGSSHSGAPGPGARDPTLTRGRSVINVIVPEGRAHFFQQLGYVLATLLLFILLLITVVLATRQRRRGGYEYSNKKSKSKGKDINMAEFAVASGDQSLYRSEDIRLDYKNNILKERAEVAHSLPPAKNIDLDKEFRKEYCK, translated from the exons ATGGAGCTGCGGGCCTGGGTCCTGCTCTGGAGACTTGTGCTTCTGCAGA GTTCTGCCGTCCTTCTGTCTTCAG GGCCATCAGGGCCCGCGACCTCCGACAGGTCCGTGGTGTCCGAGTCCACAGTAAGCTGGGCAGCAGGCGCCCGGGCGGTGCTGCGCTGCCAGAGCCCGCGCATGGTGTGGACCCAAGACAGGCTGCATGACCGCCAGCGCGTCGTCCACTGGGACCTCAGCGGCAGCAAGGCTGGCGGCCCCGCGCGCCGACTGGTGGACATGTACTCGACGGGCGAGCAGCGCGTGGGCGAGCAGCGCTTGGGCGAGCAGCGCGTGGGCGAGCAGCGCGTGTACGAGCCGCGCGACCGCGGCCGCCTCCTGCTGCCTCCCTCCGCCTTCCACGATGGCAACTTCTCGCTGTTCATCCGAG CGGTGGAGGAGACTGACGAGGGGCTGTACACCTGTAATCTTCACCACCATTACTGCCACCTCTACGAGAGCCTGGCCGTGAGCCTCGAGGTTACCGACGACC CCCGGGCCGCCGGCGCGCACTGGGACGGCGAGAAAGAGGTGCTGGCTGTGGAGCGCGGCGCGCCTGCGTTGCTGACGTGCGTGAACCGCGCGCACGTGTGGACTGACAGACACTTGGAGGAAGCGCAGCAGGTTGTGCACTGGGACCGCCAGCCTCCCGGGGTGCCGCACGACCGTGCGGACCGCCTGCTCGACCTTTACGCGTCCGGCGAGCGCCGCGCCTACGGGCCGCCCTTCCTGCGCGACCGCGTGGCCGTGGAGGCGGACGCGTTCGCGCGCGGCGACTTCTCGCTGCTTATCGACCCGGTGGAGCCTGCAGACGAGGGCACCTACTCCTGCCACCTGCACCACCACTACTGCGGCCTGCACGAGCGCCGCGTCTTCCACCTGAGGGTCACCGAGCCAGCTGcccggccgcccccgcccccgcgggACTCCCCGGGCAATGGCTCCAGCCACAGCGGCGCGCCCGGCCCAGGTGCAAGAG ATCCCACCCTGACGCGAGGCCGCAGCGTCATCAACGTCATCGTCCCCGAGGGCCGAGCCCACTTCTTCCAGCAGCTGGGCTACGTGCTGGCCACCCTGCTGCTCTTCATCCTGCTGCTCATCACGGTCGTTCTGGCCACCCGGCAGCGCCGCCGTGGAG GCTACGAATACTCCAACAAGAAGTCCAAGTCAAAGGG gaaagacataaacatggCAGAGTTTGCTGTGGCCTCCGGGGACCAGTCTCTTTACAGGAGTGAGGACATTCGACTAG ATTACAAAAACAACATCCTGAAGGAGAGGGCTGAGGTGGCCCATAGCCTCCCACCGGCCAAGAACATCGACTTGGACAAAG AGTTCAGGAAGGAGTACTGCAAATAA